From Bos javanicus breed banteng chromosome 5, ARS-OSU_banteng_1.0, whole genome shotgun sequence, the proteins below share one genomic window:
- the TAS2R42 gene encoding taste receptor type 2 member 42: MFPGLSTIFLILSGVEFLIGILGNVFIGLVLCSECVKNQKTSLFDFILTGLAISRISQLLVFFVESLMMGLDSQVFAIFKLAKPITLLWRISNHLTTWLVTCLSIFYLLKIAHFSHSLFFWLKWRMNRVILAMLAFSLVFLILDILLLETFNDLFWNLINEGNWTLVESKTHYIKSESLLSFSYFIPIVLSLLSLFFLFWSLVKHTRNLQLNFMGSRDFSTKAHKRAMKMVTSFLLLIMVHFLFTQLANWMFHRFLDNKFTKFIMLALYVFPSGHSFMLILGNSQLRQIALKVLKHLKSSLKRQNPLAL, translated from the coding sequence ATGTTCCCTGGGTTGAGTACAATCTTTCTGATACTATCAGGAGTGGAATTCTTAATCGGAATTCTAGGCAATGTGTTCATTGGACTGGTACTCTGCTCTGAATGTGTTAAGAACCAAAAGACATCTTTATTTGACTTCATTCTCACTGGCTTGGCTATCTCCAGAATCAGTCAACTGTTGGTGTTTTTTGTGGAGTCACTTATGATGGGACTAGATTCACAGGTATTTGCCATTTTTAAACTAGCAAAACCCATTACTTTACTTTGGAGAATATCTAATCATTTGACTACCTGGCTTGTCACCTGTCTAAGTATTTTCTATCTCCTTAAGATAGCTCATTTCTCccactctctttttttctggctgaAGTGGAGAATGAACAGAGTCATTCTTGCGATGCTTGCATTTTCTTTGGTCTTTCTGATTTTGGATATTCTTTTGCTAGAAACATTTAATGATCTCTTCTGGAATTTAATAAATGAAGGCAATTGGACTTTAGTTGAAAGTAAAACTCATTATATTAAAAGCGAGAGTCTTCTTAGTTTCTCCTATTTCATTCCTATTGTTCTGTCCCTGCTctcattgttttttttattttggtcctTGGTGAAACACACCAGAAATTTGCAGCTCAATTTTATGGGTTCCAGGGACTTCAGCACAAAGGCCCATAAAAGAGCCATGAAAATGGTGACGTCGTTCCTCCTCCTTATTatggttcattttctttttacacaATTGGCAAATTGGATGTTTCATAGGTTTTTGGACAATAAGTTCACAAAGTTCATCATGTTAGCACTATATGTCTTTCCTTCAGGCCACTCGTTCATGTTGATTCTGGGAAATAGCCAGTTAAGACAGATAGCCTTGAAGGTACTGAAGCATCTTAAAAGCTCCTTGAAAAGACAAAATCCATTGGCTTTATAG
- the SMIM10L1 gene encoding small integral membrane protein 10-like protein 1 yields MATTAAPSSWALRASSPAATPSSYGVFCKGLSRTLLAFFELAWQLRMNFPYFYIAGSVVLNIRLQVHF; encoded by the coding sequence ATGGCCACCACGGCGGCTCCGTCATCTTGGGCCCTCAGGGCCTCGAGCCCGGCCGCGACCCCCAGCTCGTACGGGGTCTTCTGCAAGGGGCTTTCCCGCACCCTGCTCGCCTTCTTCGAGCTGGCCTGGCAGCTGCGCATGAACTTCCCGTATTTCTACATCGCGGGCTCCGTCGTTCTCAACATCCGCTTGCAGGTACATTTTTAG